TCAGTGGAATTTTCATCTCTGCAGACCATCCTTCTAAATCAATACTCGTTTTTGTATACCAAATAGGGTTCCAGCTTTCATCGGAATCATTGCCATTATTAGAAGAAAATTCATCGCCTTTAACACCTGCAGCAGTTACTATAAAATTAAACGATGTTCGTTTGTCATTATAGCTATCAAAAAAAATACCCACCCAATCTCCTTCAAATCCGTCTCTGCGAGAAAGTCTTTTTACAATTTTATCAGATTCATTATCCAAACACCGAATGGCAACATAGATGTAATTTTTGTCGTAAACTATTTTAAATTTAGTTTGATGATTAGGCGCTGTGTTTTCATCGGGTTGTTGTTCAATAAACTCACTATCCCAAGTAACCGTATTCCATGCTACTTCATCTATGACGCCATCAATTGTAAGCGTATGATCATCAGCTAAAGCTTTGGTTGTATATACGCGTTTAGGTACTACTGAAGTAGAATCTTGTGCTTTGGTTTGTAGGTGCGCAAAAACGATTAGAATAATACTTAAAATAGTGGCTCTCATAATTGGTGGATATATATGAAAGACTTACCGCGTTTTTAAACGTTACAGCGCACTAATTAATTTAAGATATGTTTAACGTTTTATTGTTACACTATTCTGCCTACTCCTCTTTTGCCGTATACGTTTTTATGGCTTGGTTGGGTTCAATAATGTTGTATCCTTTCCAAAACTCAGCATCATAACGTGTCAAAAAAGTTGGTGTAATTTTGTTGTCAAAACTTTTGTCCTCAAAGGTACTGTTGCTTATTTCTTCCGTATCATAAATTACAATTTCATAGGTATTGATGTTTGTCGCTGCAAAATCAAAATCTAATGATAACTCGTTTTGTCTATTTTTACCTTTAACTACTTTATTGTATTCAATTATTTTTAAAGGCCTTTTTGCACCACCCATAGCGCCATGCTCTTTTTCTATATATCTAAGGTTGTACTTATCATCTGCACCTTTATAAAATATCATTTTACCTTTATCTAGGTAGTCATTCATGAATACTCCTAGTAGTTTAAATGATTTTATCGTTTTTACATTTTCATAATCTACTCGTACTATCGCGAAATCATCGGCATTTACATAAAGAGTTCCTTTGTAATCAGCACTTCCGCTAGGTACAAAGTCTAAAACATAGACTACATCTGGACCTAAATAGGTAAGTTCGCGAATTGAAAAATCATATTTTCGAGATTTAGTTAGAAAATTAAGATTAGAGTCTTCTAAGAAAAATAAATCTTGATAAAGGGCTGCTATTTTAGACTTTCTCTCTTTTACGAAGTTTAGTTTTTGGTCTGCTTTTTGCTTTTTGTCCTCCTCTAGTTTTTTATTTAGTGCAGCCACATCGCTTGAGTCTACTTGTGTTCTAAAAAGTTCATCATTGTCAATTTTGGTACCAAATAAACCAGACTTAATTTTTAAATAGGAGTCGGGCTTTACATTGTCTTTTAAAAGCTTTTCCATGCGTTCTTCCAGCAACTCTAGATTTAGTTCACTATTCTTATCATACATTTTAGATGCCTTAATAACATCTATCTTCTGTTTTTCAGTATCGTAATTACCATAAAGATCACAGAGTACTTCCATATAATAATCATTGCTTCGGGGTGCAGAACTTATAATTTCATCAACAAATTTCTTATTGAAAGCGGCAATGGTAGATTCAAAATTTGAATAATTAGTTCTGTTTAAATATTGGTGGTAGTGCTCTCTGAAAAAGAGTCTTTTTTTGGTAAACGATTTGGTATAATTTTTAGCTACGTTATCTTTAATAAAATCAACAATTTCGTCTGCAGAATAGTTTTTGTTAGAGACTATCACGTTTTTTAATTCAATATTTTGAGGACTTAGTACTAGTATAGAGTCTTTAAATTCTCCTAAGGTAGTTTTGTATGTTTTGTAACCCATACTAGAAACAAATAAAGAATCTGTTTCTGTGTTTTTGGCATCTAGGAGAATAGTAAAACTGCCTTCCCCATTGGTGATTACGCCCATATCATCTGCAAATTGTATGGTAGCAAATGGGATTGGTTCTTGAGTGACAGAATCTATAACTCTAGCGCTTATATTTTGTGCGGAAGTATAGGATAATGAGAATAGAAAAATAAATAATAAAACAGGAGTAGTTATTTTAATCATAGTCTAGTTTTTAAGTGAGCCAAAACAAAACAAGGAATAGAAAGGCATTAAATAAGCAACTTTTTGATTTTCTTAGGAGCTATTTAATACTTATTTAACTGTTTTATGGGCTAATGATCTTAGTATGTATTAGATCATCTTCTCTAAAACAATAGACGCAACTATCTTAGGAATAGTTGCCTCAAGGAATATTTATTTTTTAACTGAAGTGTTAATGACAACCACAGTCACTTGAACCACAGCTTTTTGAGGATTGTTTTTTTGAGGTAAAAAGTCTCTTAGGTAAGAAATATTTTTTGATAACGTACCCAGCAGCTATGGCTAGAGTGGCATACATTAATACGTTTTGCAGTACGTCCATATTATTTTAATATTTGATATGCGATTAGTGATACAATATAAGCAAATGCACTCATGAAAACTAATTGAGCCATTGGCCATTTCCAGGTATTTGTTTCTTTTTTTACGACAGCAAGAGTACTTGCGCATTGCATAGCAAAAGCATAGAAAAGTAAGAGTGATATTCCAGAAGCAAGATTAAATAAAGGCTTTTGAGTTTGAGGATTAATTTCTGCTGCCATCCGGTTAGTTATCGTCTCCTCCTCATCACTACCTACACTATAAATGGTAGCTAAGGTGCCAACAAATACTTCACGGGCAGCAAAAGAGGTAAGAATAGCAATACCAATTTTCCAGTCATAGCCCAAAGGCTCTACAATAGGAGTAATGGCTTTACCCATATATCCCATATAAGAATTCTCTAACTTATAACTAGAGATTTCTTGATTCTTTGCATGCTCAAATAAATCAACTGTTTTAATAGAAATAGAATCTACTACGGCTTGTTGATTAATACGATACTTTTTCTGATGTATGCTATCATTTAACGCCTGTTCATAGCTAGCCAAATTTGTAGCAATTGCATGTTGGTTATAGTCTGATAAACCTGTAGTTTCTATTCTTTTGGTAACAATTTCTTCTGCATTAGTAAAAGCTTCAGAAGAACCATTAGATCCTAGAAACCATAAAATGATAGAGATTGCTAAGATTATTTTACCGGCACCAAATATAAAACTCTTAGTTTTTTCTATGACCGTATAGGCAACATTTTTAAATAAGGGTAGCTTATAGTTCGGCATTTCGATAACGAAAAACGATTTGCTTTTAATTTTTAATATTTTATTCAAAATCATTGCCGAAAAAATGGCAGTAAAGAACCCTAATAAGTACAATAACATTAAAGTTAATGCCTGATAGCTTAATCCAAAAAAGCTACCATCTGGAATAACAAGTGTAATGATGATTAAATACACGGGTAGTCTTGCAGAGCATGTTGTAAACGGAGTAACAAGAATGGTAATTAAGCGTTCTTTCCAATTCTCAATGGTTCTGGTTGCCATAATTGCAGGAATAGCGCATGCAGTACCAGAAATAAGAGGAACAATACTTTTACCACTTAAGCCAAAAGGGCGCATTAACTTGTCCATTAAAAATACAACCCGACTCATGTAGCCAGTTTCTTCTAAAAGTGCTATAAATAAAAACAGAAAGGCAATTTGTGGAATAAAAATAACGATACCACCAATACCTGCCAAAATACCCTCTGCTATTAAATCTGTAAATACTCCAGGCGGTAATGAATTTTTAACCCATTCACTAGCACTAGCAAAAGAGCTTTCTATAAACTCCATAGGATAGGCACTCCAAACATAAATTGCTTGAAAAATAGTAAGTAATATTAAAAAGAATATTACATACCCTAATATTTTATGTGTAAGTATTTTGTCTAAGCCAGCTCTAAGTCCTTTCGCAGCATTTAAGTCTATGCTGTGTGCTTGTTTTAGGATGCCATTTATAAATTGATACCTTAAAATAGTCTCTTTTTGTTGTAATCGCTTTAGTTCAGGTTTAGATTTGGTAACAAAAGAAGCTGCATTTTGAAAAAGTGTTTTTTCAATAGGCATAAAATTTACGTCTTGCGTAATCACAAGCCATAACTTATAAATATCTTCTTTAGGAAACGCACTGCGTAAGCGATCAAAATATTCTGGAGCTATTACAGTTGCATCAATATTAGGTGCAATAGAAAGACTTTTATAATCGGTAATAAGATCTTTTAAGTGATCAATACCAATATTTTTTCGTGTACTAACTAAAGCTATCTTAGTATTTAATTTTTCTTCGAGTAAGGGAATGTTTAACGTAATTCCTTTTCTAGACATTCTATCGGCCATGTTGATAACCAGAATAGCCGGAATTTTTAAATCTTTTATCTGTGTGAATAATAATAGATTCCGCTTCAAATTTTCAACGTCTGCTATAACAACTGCAACATCTGGAAAATCTTTATCGTTCTTATTCAGTAGTAATTCTACCGCAACACTTTCATCAAGGGAAGTTGTGTTTAAACTATAGGTGCCGGGTAAATCTATAATATGTGCTTTTACCCCACGAGGTAGTTTACAAACACCTTCTTTTTTTTCAACAGTAATTCCAGGGTAGTTACCTACTTTTTGGTTTAATCCTGTTAGCTGATTAAATACTGATGTTTTTCCTGTATTAGGATTTCCTATTAGTGCTACCTTAATCTGTTTGCTCATTATAAAAAGGTAGTATTATCAATTATTTCTATTTCTATAAGCTGAGCCATTGCTCTACGGATAGCAATATGAGATCCATTTACATTAATATATATAGGATCTTTTAAAGGGGCAACCTGTACTAATTCCACTACGTTTCCTGGCAAACAGCCTAGTTCTAATAGTTTAATTGGTAAGATATCTTCGGCAAATTCTTTAATGATGCCTTGTTCTCCTCGTTTTAATTGTGCTACCGTTTTGATCAATTTTTATTTAGATTGATTTTAATTAAGAGCAAAAGTAAGGGAAAATCAATAAAATAGAGTGGTTTAAAATCATAAAATAGTCCTTTTTTAAAATTTCAAGTCTATTTGTCCTTATAGGAATCTTTTAAAATTTTTAAATCTTCTAAAAGCTTTACTATTTCCTCGGGATTAGTGCCATCGTATGTACCCCTAATTCTACGTTCTTTATCAACTAACATAAAGTTTTCCGTATGTATCATATCATATGGTCCGCCATCTCCAACAGTTTTTACAGCCATGTAGGATTTTCTGGCCAATTCATAAATCTGTTTTTTATCACCTGTAACTAAATTCCATTTTCTATCTAGTACACCTTTTTTAATTGCGTAAGCCTTTAATTGAGCAACAGAATCAATCTCTGGAGTTACGGAGTGAGAAAGTAACATTACGTCAGCATCATTTAAAATTTCTTTTTGGATGAGACCCATATTGTCAGTCATAACTGGGCAAATATTTGGGCACGTAGTAAAAATAAAATCAGCTATATAAATTTTGTCTTTGTACGTATCATTGGTAACTAGTTCTCCGTTTTGATTGGTTAGAGAAAAATCGGCAATCGTATGGTACTTTTTTACATGTAGTAATGAGGGGTCTACCAGTTCTGGATTAAAATCTGCGGGTTGGTATATAGGAAGTGTTTTTTGTGGTTGTAATGCATTATAAAACAAATACATTATAACCGCAGATAAAGAGAGAAAAACAATTCCGAATAATTTATATTTTGCAAAAAAAGACCGCATTTTTTTTATGTAAAGGTACTAAGGCTTTAGAAGCCTTTCTAATCCATATTAAAAGTTTGCTGCTAAATATTTCTTAAAAAAAATTGTCGGAATATAGTTTACTTTTTTTACACCTTGTAAAAGCTTACTTTTGCCGCTCAAAAAGTTAAATTTAGCACTAGATGGGCGTAGTTACACAGATACTTACCTTTATTTTAATAATATCAATTCTTGTTATTTTACACGAATTAGGGCATTTTCTTACCGCGAAATATTTTAAAGTTAAAGTAGAGAAATTCTATTTATTCTTTGATGTCAAATTTTCATTATTTAAAAAGAAAATAGGGGATACAGAATACGGTATTGGGTGGTTGCCATTAGGTGGTTACGTAAAAATGGCTGGCATGATAGATGAAAGCATGGATACGGAACAAATGGCAAAAGAACCGCAGCCGTGGGAGTTTCGTTCTAAACCAGCTTGGCAACGTTTAATTATTATGTTAGGCGGTGTAACCGTTAACTTCTTTCTTGCTTGGATCATTTATACTGCCCTTATTGTAACGAATGGGGATAGTTATATTCCTGCGGATAGTTTAAAATATGGAATTTTGGTAGATTCTATTGGAGAAGGTATTGGATTAAAAACTGGAGATAAAATTTTAGCTATTGATGGCGAGAAATCCAAAAAATTCACAGATGCCACGCTAGATATTTTATTAGGAGACGAGATTACAGTAGAAAGAAATGGGGAGAAAGTTACTTTCCCAGTTCCAGACGAAGGGATTAAGCAAATTTTATCTACTCAAGGGAGAGGGTTTTTGTCCTATAGACAAAAAGCACTTATAGATAGCGTTGTACCTAACTCCATTGCTGCAAAGGCAGGAATTGTATCAGGAGATCAAATTATATCGGTTAACAATAGCCCTAGTGAGTATTGGAATGATTTTACTAACGCAATTAAAGATTCTAAAGGCAAACCACTAACATTGTTGGTAAAAAGAGGTAGTCAAACCGAAAGCTTAAACTTAGTGGTACCAGAAGAAGGAATTATTGGTGTTTACTTAAATTCAGATGATTTAATAGTCACAGATGAATATAGTGTGTTTGCGGCAATACCTGCAGGTTTTAATGAAACCATTAATGTGTTGACCAAGCAAATTAAACAGTTTAAAATTCTTTTTAAGCCTAAGACAGAGGCTTATAAATCTGTTAAAGGTCCTATAGGTATTGTAGAAATGATGCCTCCAAAATGGAACTGGATGTTCTTTTGGAATTTTACGGCAATGTTCTCAGTTTGGTTGGCTTTTGTTAATTTAGTGCCAATACCAGCTTTAGACGGCGGACACGTAATGTTTTTACTTTATGAGATGATTTCAGGGAGAGCACCGAGTGAAAAAACTTTAGAGCGAGGCCAAATAATTGGTTTTGTGATAATTATGGGCTTAATGGCTATTATTTTTGGCAACGATATTTGGAATATTATCAAACGATTTTTATAATATTTTAGGGCAATTAAAAAAAAAATTAAAAATTATTTTTTTTTTGCTTGGCTAGTTTGAAAAAACATTTATATTTGCAGCCGCTAACGCGTAGAGTACACTCCTCCTTAGCTCAGCTGGTTAGAGCATCTGACTGTTAATCAGAGGGTCCTTGGTTCGAGCCCAAGAGGGGGAGCAGAGCGACAGAAAGCCTTTACAGAAATGTAAAGGCTTTTTTAGTTTTAAGATGTTGACTTTATAATATTGAATTTGTTTAGCATTCAGATGTCATTTCCATCATTAAAATTTACTATTTAACCTTTCTGTGAATATTATCTTTGATCATTTGCTCCCAATTTGTTTTATTTTAAGTTAATTAAATGAATAACTTTGAATACTATATCACCAGTAAATTTTGATTTGCTAAAATTAATCGAATGAAAATCTTAATAGCAGAAGACGAGATTGAGCTTCAGAAATCTATGGCAACATACCTCTCTCAAGATGGTAATGTTTGCGAAACAGCCTCTGATCATGAAGAAGCGTTGTATAAATTAGATGTATATGAATATGATATTGTAATACTAGATATAAACCTAGTTACAGGTAGTGGGCTAGAAGTGTTAAAGGTGCTTAAACAACAAGATAGAAATACGGCAACAATTATTATTTCTGCAAATAGTTCTTTGGATGATAAATTAGAAGGACTAGATTTAGGAGCAGATGATTATTTAATCAAACCTTTTCATTTAGCAGAATTAAATTCTCGAATAAAAGCAATCTTACGTAGAGGCAAATTTGGAGGCACAGAAACTATTGAATTTAATGAAATTTCTGTAGACACTAGAGCTAAGACGGTATTTGTTGAAGGTAGAGCACTAATATTAACTCGAAAAGAGTATGATTTAATCTTATTCTTTATTACTAATAAAAACAGAGTACTTTCCAAAGAAATTATTGCAGAACACCTATGGGGAGATCATAGTGATTTGATAGATAATTATGATTTTATATATGTTCATATTAATAACCTGCGTAAGAAATTAACAGAAGTAGGTGCAAAGTATATTAAAACAGCATATGGTAGTGGTTATAAATTTATGGAGGAATAACTTATGAAGGAAAGTAGTAAAGGTGTAAGTCTGCTTCAAAAAACTTCTAAGACTTTTCTATTGATAAGTCTTAGTTTAATGATGCTTAGTACCATTGTGCTTTATTTTTATGTGCATAAACTTTTAACAGATGAGGTAGAAGAAGAATTACGCTCAACGGAAGCGCGGATAGAAAGTGTTATTAAAAGTAATAACCCAATCTACCAATTGCCTCCTGTTGTAGAAGTTAAAAAGGGTATAGAAAAAAGAGTTGAACGGTTGAAGGACACTTTAATTTTTGACCCTTCTCAAAATGAAATTGAAGAATTTCGAGAATTAACAATTTACTCTATTATAAATGGAGAAAATTACCAGATTACCGTAAGAACATTAGTCGTAGAATCTCGTGATATTTTAATCGCTGTGATATTATCTTATTTGGTGATTATTTTATTTGTTTTTGTTTTTCTATTTTATCTAAACAAAGCAGGAAATAGAAAACTATGGGCCCCTTTTTTTATGAATTTGGCGCAAATGAAAAATTTCTCCGTGACATCAGAAACTCCCATAGCATTAATTAAAAGTGATATTTTGGAGTTCACAGATTTAAATTATGAAATAACGACACTAACGCAAAAAGTAAGGACTGATTATAAAAACTTAAAGCAGTATACGGAAGATGTTTCTCATGAAATACAAACGCCATTAGCAATAATTAAAGCGAAAATTGAAAACATCATTAACAGTGATAATCTTAATAACCTTCAATTTGAGCATCTAAATTCCATTCAGAAAGATATTCAAAGGCTTACGCAATTAAACAAAGGGTTAACCTTATTAACAAAGATTGAGAATCGGCAATTTTTAAACGCTGAGGAGTTAAGTTTTAATGATATTGTCAAGCAACGAATAGAAAATTTTTCAGAATTATTTCCTTTAGAAATTAATATCGAAGATGATGCTGCGGTATTTGTTCAAATGGACCCTTATTTAGCAGATGTGTTGTGTGATAATCTTTTATCGAATGCATTAAAATACAGCACTACAAATGAAGCTGTTCATGTCGTGTTTATCCATAAAACGTTTATCGTCTCTAATTATGGTGAAAACGCAGTTTTACATCCAGAAAAACTATTTGATCGGTTTTATAAAGAGTCAGAACATAAAAAATCTACAGGACTTGGCCTTGCCATAGTAAAAAAGATTTGTGACCTGTATGGTTTAAAAGTACAGTATCACTTTGAGAAAAATAGGCATCATTTTGTAGTGTCCTTTCCGTAGTCTATTTTATTTAGTTTTTTTGATAGGTTAGGTGTGCGTTTTAAGAAAGATGAAGAATTAGTCCTAGCTTTAAATTCTCTTAAGGATTGGATTGTATTTTCGTGATTATACATTACGAAGCTATTTTTATGATACATCTAAAGATTCTATTTCTTATTACTTTTTTTACACTTTTAAATGCTCAAGCTCAAAATAAAATAACTGTATCTGGGCAATTAATTGATGCGGAAACCATAGCTACTTTAGCATTTGCGAATGTAACTCTTCGTCATCTTGAAGATAATAACATAGTTACGGGAGCTATTACAAATGAAGAAGGCCGCTTTCTATTCGTAGATTTGCCACTCGGAAAATATAAACTCTCCTTTTCATTTATAGGATATACTACAAAAGAGCAAAACCTTATCGCGGGAGGTTTAAATACCGTGTTCAATTTGGGTAAGATTGCACTTGAACCTTCTGCAGAAGCTTTAAATGAAATAGAGGTAATTGGTAAGCAAGCAACAATTAATTCAGATTTAAATAAGAAATCATTTCGTATAGAAGACAATATTGCTCAATCTGGAGGTTCAGTTTTAGATGCTATGAAATCATTGCCAGGGGTAACCTTTGATCAAGAAGGTAAAGTGGTTTTGCGGGGTAGTGACAAAGCTATTATATTAATAGATGGCAAACAAAGCAGTTTAACGGGTTTTGGGAACCAGAAGGGCTTGGCTAATATTCCAGCCTCTAATATTGAAAGAATTGAGATTGTCAATAACCCATCGGCAAAATATGATGCTAACGGTTTTGCAGGAATTGTAAATATTATTTATAAAAAAGAAAAACAAACGGGCTTAAATGGAGATGTTGGGCTCTCTTTTGGATTAGGTGCTTTGGGTAAAAGACAAGAAGATACCAATACAGCTTTGGGGAGTTTTTCGGCCAATCCTAAATTAATCCCTAGTATCAATTTAAATTATAAAAAAGATAAGATTAATTACTTTTTTCAATCAGAATTTATTCTTCAGGAAGCCTTGCCTAATAATGAATTTACAACACGATATTACGATGATGGAAGTACCATTGTTTCACAAGTTCCCGAAAATAGAAAGCAATTTCGATCTATAATAAATGGCGGAATTGACTATGATTTGGATGCTAATAATAGTTTTACTTTTTCTGGATTATATGATCGTGAAAAGCATATAGATACAGCGCAGGTGGCTTACATAAACTTGGAAAATAATATCAGGAATCGTTTTTATACGTGGCGAGAAGAAGAAGTTACAAGATATATTAATGCAGCGGTAAGTTACCGTCATAAGTTTAAGGAAATAGGACATACACTATCGGCCAATGCACAATATACTCAAGGGCTAGAAGATGAAACTTATTCTTTGAACGATAGTTCTGAAGTACGTGTTGGTCAAGATAAAACAAATATTAAGGCTATTGAAAATACTACGAGCATCGCCGCAGATTATGTAAAACCACTAGCTTCTGGTCGCGTGGAATTCGGTGCAAAAATGCGTATCCGTAAGTTGCCAGTAGACTATACAATTACACCAGGAAATGAATCTATTATTTATCCAGGCTTAGGTACTTTTTCTGATTGGGGAGAGAACCTCTATGCGGGTTATGCAAATTATCTTCTAGAGCAAGATAGTTATGATGTTGAAGCTGGACTAAGGGCGGAGCAAACTAATGTTTTTTATGATTTAGATCCCATAAATCAATATTATCCGAATAATGACTCCTACGATTATTTTGAATTATTCCCTAGTGTGCGTTTTACCTATAAAGTTAATAGTGCTAATAAAATTTCAGCTTTTTATAACCGCAGAATAGATCGTCCTGGCGAGCCAGAACTTCGTATTTTTCCTAAATATGATGACCCAGAATTGCTGAAAGTTGGTAATCCATATTTGCGACCGCAGTTTACAGATGCCATAGAAATTGCTCATAAATATTCATGGCATACTGGTTCTTTATTTACGGCTCTTTATCATAAAATGATAAAAGACCAATATATGCGCATTTATAGTATAGACGACTCAAATCCTTCGTATGCTATTGTCAATAAAATCTATCAAAATACAGGAAGTGCTACAAATACGGGGGTAGAATTGTTGGCGAGCCAAGACCTTACGAGTAATTGGAAGGTGTCTTCAACATTTAATTGGTATGCTAATGCTGTTGATGCTTATCAGGGTCAATTGTATTTTCCTTATGAGCGTACTTTTCAAATTAAAAAATCAACAGCAAATGCTTGGGACCTTAAAATCAATACAGATATTAGTCTTCCTAAAGATTATGCCATCCAATTAATAGGTGTTTATTATTCTAAGAGAAATATTCCGCAAGGAGAAGAATTAGCACGCTCGTCTGTAGATTTAGGAATCAAAAAGAGTCTTTGGAATAAAAAAGGCACTTTAACTTTTTCAGCAAGCGATATTTTTAATCGATTTGGTATTCAACAACGTATTATAGAGAATGATTTTTCGGCAGTATATCAAAACTATTTCGAGACTCAAATATTTAGATTAGGACTTAAATATAAAATTTAATAGTAGATAAGATATGAAAGAATTGAATAAAGTAGCAAAAGTTACCTTGCTTTTCTGGTTGATGAAAATTTGTGCCACAACCCTAGGCGAAACTTTAGGAGATTTTTTGGCGCAAACCTTAGGTTTAGGATATTCTGTTGGAATTTTAATTACACTTGCTTTTTTTATTTTAGTATTGGTGGTCCAGCTCCTGCAAAAAAAATATAATCCTATTTATTTTTGGTTGGTAATCATAGCAACGACTACATTAGGTACTGAAATATCTGATTTCTTAGATCGTAGTTTGCATTTAGGGTATACGTGGGGAAGTTTATTGCTGTTTTCAGGGTTAGTACTAACGCTTTATGCTTGGTATAGAAAATTTGGAAACTTAGCGGTATTCCCAATTGTAGCGCGTACTAAAGAATTGTATTACTGGGTGGCTATATTGTTTTCTAATAGTTTAGGCACTGCCTTTGGTGATTATTTAAGTGATGTAATTGGTTTTAGCTATTTAATTGGAGCAATGGTAACAGCGAGCATTATTATTCTAGTGGTTCTAGTGCATTATTTTACAAAAATTAATCAAATTCTGCTCTTCTGGATTGCTTTTGTATTTACCAGACCCTTTGGGGCAACCTTCGGAGATTTTTTAACCAAACCAGTATTAAAAGGTGGGCTAGATTTAGGAACACTATCGGCTTCAGTGGTAGCTATGGTTGTTATGGTTTTTTTAATTTTTATTGCACACCGAAAAAATGCACATTTAGAATTTTAAACTTTAAAATTTCTTTAGATTCTGATTTTACATTTGATCAAAATTATTTCAAATGGTATCAAAATTGTTTCCGGAACGGTTTACGCTTCTAAAAGTATTTATTATTTTTTTTCTTACATGTTCCTTTGTGGTTAGAGTTAGTTTTCTAATTTGGAGTTTCACAGAAGTAGATCAAGATGTATTGAGTCTGCTAAGAACTTTTGCAGTCGGGTTTCTTTTTGATTTGGTTACGGTTTCTTTTTTGGCAATACCTTACCTTATTTATTTAGTGCTTTTTCCTGTAAAATGGAATGGATCTTTAGTGGATAAAATCATAACCTATTTTGGTTTTTTCTTAGGTATTCTTGTTAGTTACTTTTCTTTTTTTGGGGAGTTTACTTTTTGGGAAGAATTTCAACGTAGATACAATTTCATAGCTGTAGATTATCTTATTTATACCTATGAGGTTTTTAAAAATATCAACGAGTCATACCCATTACCAATCTTAATTGGTTCTATGTTAATTTTGGTAGCAGGGACCATTTACTTAGTCATTAAACTAGGTGCGTTTAAGCGGGTGTTTACAAGTGAAACTAGTATTAAATTTAAATTAACAGCAATGCTTCCTTGGGCTGTCATTGTGGTAATTGCTACTTTTTTTATGCGTAGTGATCAAGCAGATTGGTCTAAAAATAGGTATAACAATGAACTGTCTAAAGCGGGGATTTATTCTTTTTTCTCTGCCTTTCA
This genomic stretch from Cellulophaga algicola DSM 14237 harbors:
- a CDS encoding COG4705 family protein, encoding MKELNKVAKVTLLFWLMKICATTLGETLGDFLAQTLGLGYSVGILITLAFFILVLVVQLLQKKYNPIYFWLVIIATTTLGTEISDFLDRSLHLGYTWGSLLLFSGLVLTLYAWYRKFGNLAVFPIVARTKELYYWVAILFSNSLGTAFGDYLSDVIGFSYLIGAMVTASIIILVVLVHYFTKINQILLFWIAFVFTRPFGATFGDFLTKPVLKGGLDLGTLSASVVAMVVMVFLIFIAHRKNAHLEF
- a CDS encoding response regulator transcription factor, which codes for MKILIAEDEIELQKSMATYLSQDGNVCETASDHEEALYKLDVYEYDIVILDINLVTGSGLEVLKVLKQQDRNTATIIISANSSLDDKLEGLDLGADDYLIKPFHLAELNSRIKAILRRGKFGGTETIEFNEISVDTRAKTVFVEGRALILTRKEYDLILFFITNKNRVLSKEIIAEHLWGDHSDLIDNYDFIYVHINNLRKKLTEVGAKYIKTAYGSGYKFMEE
- a CDS encoding sensor histidine kinase, with the protein product MKESSKGVSLLQKTSKTFLLISLSLMMLSTIVLYFYVHKLLTDEVEEELRSTEARIESVIKSNNPIYQLPPVVEVKKGIEKRVERLKDTLIFDPSQNEIEEFRELTIYSIINGENYQITVRTLVVESRDILIAVILSYLVIILFVFVFLFYLNKAGNRKLWAPFFMNLAQMKNFSVTSETPIALIKSDILEFTDLNYEITTLTQKVRTDYKNLKQYTEDVSHEIQTPLAIIKAKIENIINSDNLNNLQFEHLNSIQKDIQRLTQLNKGLTLLTKIENRQFLNAEELSFNDIVKQRIENFSELFPLEINIEDDAAVFVQMDPYLADVLCDNLLSNALKYSTTNEAVHVVFIHKTFIVSNYGENAVLHPEKLFDRFYKESEHKKSTGLGLAIVKKICDLYGLKVQYHFEKNRHHFVVSFP
- a CDS encoding outer membrane beta-barrel family protein, yielding MIHLKILFLITFFTLLNAQAQNKITVSGQLIDAETIATLAFANVTLRHLEDNNIVTGAITNEEGRFLFVDLPLGKYKLSFSFIGYTTKEQNLIAGGLNTVFNLGKIALEPSAEALNEIEVIGKQATINSDLNKKSFRIEDNIAQSGGSVLDAMKSLPGVTFDQEGKVVLRGSDKAIILIDGKQSSLTGFGNQKGLANIPASNIERIEIVNNPSAKYDANGFAGIVNIIYKKEKQTGLNGDVGLSFGLGALGKRQEDTNTALGSFSANPKLIPSINLNYKKDKINYFFQSEFILQEALPNNEFTTRYYDDGSTIVSQVPENRKQFRSIINGGIDYDLDANNSFTFSGLYDREKHIDTAQVAYINLENNIRNRFYTWREEEVTRYINAAVSYRHKFKEIGHTLSANAQYTQGLEDETYSLNDSSEVRVGQDKTNIKAIENTTSIAADYVKPLASGRVEFGAKMRIRKLPVDYTITPGNESIIYPGLGTFSDWGENLYAGYANYLLEQDSYDVEAGLRAEQTNVFYDLDPINQYYPNNDSYDYFELFPSVRFTYKVNSANKISAFYNRRIDRPGEPELRIFPKYDDPELLKVGNPYLRPQFTDAIEIAHKYSWHTGSLFTALYHKMIKDQYMRIYSIDDSNPSYAIVNKIYQNTGSATNTGVELLASQDLTSNWKVSSTFNWYANAVDAYQGQLYFPYERTFQIKKSTANAWDLKINTDISLPKDYAIQLIGVYYSKRNIPQGEELARSSVDLGIKKSLWNKKGTLTFSASDIFNRFGIQQRIIENDFSAVYQNYFETQIFRLGLKYKI